The following coding sequences lie in one Stigmatopora nigra isolate UIUO_SnigA chromosome 4, RoL_Snig_1.1, whole genome shotgun sequence genomic window:
- the LOC144195323 gene encoding oxaloacetate tautomerase fahd2, mitochondrial-like, with product MRVALGSFRLLRSHFPGGLSNLHKRGMRLVQFQRLDGEGVRVGAELGPGLDVVDLRACDPSVPGTVKELLEMGDQGLERARRALSSGRHVLKRSDVRILSPVSSPEKLVCVGLNYRDHCLEQNAPIPKEPLIFNKFPNAITGPFHDILLPPESQEVDWEVELAFVIGRKGRHIKEEEALSYVAGFTVANDVSARDWQMKRNGKQWLLGKTFESFCPLGPALVTTDAVADPHKLGIRCLLNGQVVQNSNTDQMIFRTQALVSWLSKFVTLTPGDVFLTGTPPGVGVFRKPPLFLKKGDVVECQIDQLGSIVNKVL from the exons ATGAGAGTCGCTTTGGGCTCCTTCCGCCTCCTCCGTTCGCACTTTCCCGGAGGCTTGTCCAACCTGCACAAACGGGGCATGCGGCTGGTTCAGTTCCAGCGCCTGGACGGCGAGGGCGTCCGAGTGGGAGCGGAATTGGGCCCGGGCCTGGACGTGGTGGACCTCAGGGCCTGCGACCCCTCCGTGCCGGGCACCGTGAAAGAGCTTCTGGAGATGGGAGACCAAGGTCTGGAACGAGCCCGCAG GGCCCTGTCGTCCGGCCGCCACGTGCTGAAGCGCTCCGACGTGAGGATCCTGTCTCCCGTTTCCTCCCCGGAGAAGTTGGTGTGCGTGGGCCTCAACTACCGGGACCACTGCCTGGAACAGAATGCCCCCATCCCCAAGGAACCCCTTATCTTCAACAAGTTCCCCAACGCCATCACGGGGCCCTTCCATGACATTCTTCTTCCTCCCGAGAGCCAA GAGGTGGACTGGGAAGTGGAACTGGCTTTTGTGATCGGACGCAAGGGGAGGCACATCAAG GAGGAAGAGGCCCTCTCGTACGTGGCAGGCTTCACGGTGGCCAACGACGTGAGCGCTCGCGACTGGCAGATGAAACGTAACGGGAAGCAGTGGCTGCTGGGAAAGACCTTTGAAAGCTTTTGTCCCCTCGGACCGGCCTTGGTCACCACGGATGCCGTCGCAG ATCCGCACAAGTTGGGAATTCGCTGTCTCCTCAACGGACAAGTGGTCCAGAACAGCAACACGGATCAGATGATCTTCAGGACACAAGCGCTCGTCTCCTGgctttcaaa ATTTGTGACGTTGACTCCCGGAGACGTGTTCCTGACGGGCACCCCTCCCGGCGTGGGGGTGTTCAGAAAGCCGCCGCTCTTTCTCAAG AAGGGAGACGTGGTGGAGTGCCAAATCGATCAACTGGGCTCCATCGTCAATAAAGTGCTTTGA